One window from the genome of Amaranthus tricolor cultivar Red isolate AtriRed21 chromosome 9, ASM2621246v1, whole genome shotgun sequence encodes:
- the LOC130824033 gene encoding B2 protein, with amino-acid sequence MDGMHSFWQLGDELRGQSRSSEDHKWLMVASKLAEQTRSKGERMNNVDFSKGSADIRPRDRFGFQEDNKFESLNFNMLSLDSKGPENLIKTSFRNNVYNTNAVYQKSNTSILENMPVNKSTINESINNNNNNNESANDKRFKTLPAAETLPRNEVLGGYIFVCNNDTMQENLKRQLFGLPPRYRDSVRAITPGLPLFLYNYTTHQLHGIFEASSFGGSNIDPTAWEDKKCKGESRFPAQVSIRIRKLCKALDEDSFRPVLHHYDGPKFRLELSVSETLELLDLCEQERM; translated from the exons ATGGACGGTATGCACAGCTTTTGGCAGCTAGGTGATGAACTTCGTGGACAATCAAGGTCGTCAGAAGATCACAAATGGCTGATGGTTGCTTCAAAGCTAGCAGAGCAGACTAGATCAAAGGGGGAGCGCATGAATAATGTTGATTTTTCCAAGGGATCTGCTGATATAAGGCCAAGAGATAGATTTGGGTTCCAAGAAGATAATAAATTTGAAAGCCTCAACTTCAACATGTTGAGCCTGGACTCTAAGGGGCCtgaaaatttgattaaaaccTCCTTCAGGAACAATGTATACAATACGAATGCCGTCTATCAGAAGAGTAACACTAGCATTCTTGAGAACATGCCTGTTAACAAGTCTACCATCAACGAGtccattaataataacaataacaacaatgaaAGTGCAAACGACAAAAGGTTCAAGACCCTTCCTGCTGCAGAGACACTTCCGAGGAATGAGGTGCTTGGTGGATACATCTTTGTATGTAACAATGATACCATGCAGGAGAATTTGAAGCGCCAACTATTTG GTTTACCCCCTAGATACAGGGATTCTGTCCGAGCAATCACACCTGGATTACCTTTGTTCCTGTACAACTACACAACTCACCAGCTTCATGGCATATTTGAG GCTTCTAGTTTCGGAGGTTCAAACATAGATCCAACTGCATGGGAGGATAAGAAATGCAAAGGTGAATCAAGGTTTCCTGCACAG GTAAGCATCCGCATTAGAAAACTTTGCAAAGCGCTAGATGAAGATTCTTTCAGGCCCGTCCTGCACCACTACGATGGTCCCAAGTTCCGCCTTGAACTTTCAGTCTCAGAG ACCCTGGAGTTGCTTGATCTTTGTGAACAAGAAAGAATGTAA
- the LOC130824279 gene encoding molybdate transporter 1-like: MEPQASQQISQNLNQEVLKNLPPESKHQKFPYNIWGTLIGNLSFRSKWAELNGAMGDLGTFIPIVLALTLAKNLDLGTTLIFTGVYNIVTGAIYGVPMPVQPMKSIAAVAIANPDFGIPEIMAAGICTAGILFVLGVTQLMQLVYVLIPLSIVRGIQLSQGLAFAMAAVKYVRKEQDFSKSKSMGNRPWLGLDGFLLAIICGCFIILVNGAGREDVENGGCDIESNGDSEVQSVRSRSEGFRRVLYSLPTAFMIFLLGLILAIIRGPKEVIKGFKFGPSPIHVINTPKESWKQGFIKGTIPQLPLSILNSVIAVCKLAADLFPGKDFSATSLSMTVGMMNLVGCWFGAMPTCHGAGGLAGQYKFGGRSGGCVALLGMSKLVIGIVLGSSIVKILDLFPVGVLGVLLLFAGLELAIACRDMNTKSQTFVMLLVTAVSSVASGGASLGFLCGIVAHFLLKLRILDKLQSFPALWMER, from the coding sequence ATGGAACCCCAAGCTTCCCAACAAATTTCACAAAACCTAAATCAAGAAGTCCTTAAAAACCTCCCACCAGAATCAAAACATCAAAAATTTCCCTACAATATCTGGGGTACCTTAATAGGTAACCTTAGTTTTAGGTCAAAATGGGCAGAATTGAATGGTGCAATGGGAGATTTGGGCACTTTTATCCCAATAGTCCTAGCATTAACATTAGCAAAAAATCTTGACTTGGGTACTACTTTGATCTTCACTGGTGTATACAACATAGTCACTGGTGCAATCTATGGTGTACCGATGCCGGTTCAACCCATGAAATCTATTGCAGCAGTCGCTATTGCTAATCCAGATTTTGGTATTCCAGAGATAATGGCAGCTGGAATTTGTACTGCAGGGATATTATTTGTTTTGGGTGTTACCCAATTAATGCAACTTGTTTATGTGTTGATTCCTTTATCTATTGTTAGAGGAATTCAGTTGTCACAAGGGTTAGCATTTGCAATGGCTGCTGTTAAGTATGTAAGAAAAGAACAAGATTTTTCTAAGTCAAAAAGTATGGGAAATAGGCCTTGGTTGGGTTTAGATGGTTTCTTATTAGCTATAATTTGTGGGTGTTTCATAATTCTTGTGAATGGCGCTGGCCGAGAAGACGTAGAAAATGGTGGGTGTGATATAGAGTCAAATGGCGATTCTGAGGTACAGAGTGTGAGGAGTAGAAGTGAGGGTTTTAGGAGGGTTTTATACTCTCTTCCTACAGCTTTCATGATCTTCTTGTTAGGACTTATTTTAGCAATTATTAGAGGACCTAAAGAAGTGATAAAGGGATTTAAATTTGGACCTTCCCCAATTCATGTTATAAACACCCCTAAAGAGTCATGGAAACAAGGATTCATTAAGGGCACAATCCCACAATTGCCTTTATCAATACTGAATTCTGTCATAGCTGTTTGTAAATTGGCAGCCGATCTTTTTCCGGGCAAGGATTTCTCTGCGACATCGTTATCAATGACAGTTGGGATGATGAATTTAGTCGGATGTTGGTTTGGTGCAATGCCGACTTGCCATGGTGCTGGTGGTTTGGCAGGACAATACAAGTTTGGTGGAAGAAGTGGAGGGTGTGTTGCACTTTTGGGCATGAGCAAATTGGTAATTGGGATTGTATTAGGAAGTTCAATTGTGAAAATACTTGATTTGTTTCCTGTTGGTGTATTGGGTGTATTACTGTTGTTTGCTGGATTAGAGCTGGCTATTGCTTGTAGAGATATGAACACAAAATCTCAAACATTTGTGATGCTTTTAGTCACAGCTGTTTCTTCGGTTGCATCAGGTGGTGCTTCACTTGGGTTCTTGTGTGGAATTGTTGCTCATTTTCTTCTTAAGTTGAGAATTTTGGACAAGCTACAATCTTTCCCTGCATTATGGATGGAAAGATAG
- the LOC130823765 gene encoding mitochondrial import receptor subunit TOM20-like, protein MEMGDEFDRILLFEHARKTCETNYSKNPLDAENLTKWGGALIELSQFQNPAESKSMLSDAVLKLKEALEINPKRHDAMWCLGNAYTTTAFMTPDMEQAKPYFDKAADYFQQAVEEEPSNDLYRKSLEVSSKAPDLHAEIHKQQAFGQQVLGGAGASSSSTQTASKKKKSNDFTYDVLGWVILAAGLVVWLGFAKNQAPPQPPR, encoded by the exons ATGGAGATGGGAGATGAATTCGATCGTATATTACTCTTCGAACATGCTCGCAAAACTTGTGAAACTAACTACTCTAAAAACCCCCTTGATGCTGAG AATTTGACGAAGTGGGGAGGTGCTTTAATTGAGTTGTCGCAATTTCAGAATCCCGCCGAATCTAAGTCAATGCTTtcag ATGCTGTGCTGAAGTTGAAGGAAGCTTTGGAGATTAATCCCAAACGACATGACGCAATGTGGTGTTTGGGAAATGCTTATACCACTACTGCTTTTATGACTCCTGACATGGAACAGGCTAAACCTTACTTTGACAAGGCGGCTGATTACTTTCAACAAGCAGTCGAGGAG GAACCCTCTAATGATTTGTATAGGAAGTCCTTGGAAGTTTCTTCAAAG GCTCCGGATCTACATGCTGAGATCCACAAGCAACAAGCCTTTGGCCAACAAGTTTTGGGGGGTGCTGGAGCTTCTTCTAGTTCCACTCAG ACGGCCTCCAAAAAGAAGAAATCCAATGATTTTACATACGACGTGCTCGGATGGGTTATTCTTGCAGCGGGTCTTGTGGTATGGTTAGGATTTGCGAAAAACCAAGCTCCCCCTCAGCCACCAAGATAA